Proteins from a single region of Macrotis lagotis isolate mMagLag1 chromosome 2, bilby.v1.9.chrom.fasta, whole genome shotgun sequence:
- the LOC141512122 gene encoding olfactory receptor 2T29-like — translation MKQTMWLENQTLGTDFILLGLFSQSKYRTFLYSLIFIIFIVALTGNATLVLLIYSNLHLHTPMYFFISQLSLMDMMYISVTVPKMLLDQVIGIHNISVPSCGTQMFLYVTLAGAEFFLLAAMSYDRYVAICHPLRYSILMNPRVCILLGLVCWFLGSIDGFLITPITMNFPFCKSREIKHFFCDVLALLKLSCSDTSLYETVMYLCCVLMLLIPVTVITSSYSLILLTVYRMNSATGCRKAFVTCSSHITVVILFYGAAIYTYMLPASYHTAENDMIVSVFYTILTPVLNPLIYSLRNKDVTAALKKVLWSESV, via the coding sequence ATGAAGCAAACAATGTGGTTGGAGAATCAAACTTTGGGGACTGATTTCATCTTATTGGGGCTCTTTAGCCAAAGCAAATACCGTACTTTCTTGTACTCCCTgatattcatcattttcataGTAGCACTGACTGGGAATGCCACCCTGGTCCTTTTAATCTATAGTAATCTCCACCTCCACACTCCCATGTACTTCTTCATCAGTCAACTTTCCCTCATGGACATGATGTATATTTCTGTCACTGTGCCCAAGATGTTGTTGGATCAGGTGATTGGGATTCATAATATCTCAGTTCCAAGCTGTGGGACCCAGATGTTTCTCTATGTAACACTTGCGGGAGCTGAGTTCTTTCTTTTGGCAGCCATGTCCTATGATAGGTATGTGGCCATTTGTCACCCTCTCCGCTACTCCATCCTCATGAACCCTAGAGTTTGCATACTGCTTGGACTTGTTTGTTGGTTCTTGGGCTCCATTGATGGTTTCTTGATCACCCCCATCACCATGAACTTTCCATTTTGCAAGTCCCGAGAGATCAAACACTTCTTCTGTGATGTCCTTGCCTTGTTGAAGCTCTCCTGCTCAGACACCTCACTCTATGAGACTGTTATGTACCTCTGTTGTGTCCTTATGCTCCTCATCCCTGTGACAGTTATTACAAGTTCTTATTCCCTTATTCTCCTAACAGTCTATAGAATGAATTCAGCCACTGGTTGCAGGAAAGCATTTGTCACATGTTCCTCCCACATAACTGTTGTTATTCTCTTCTATGGAGCTGCTATCTATACCTATATGCTCCCTGCTTCTTATCATACTGCTGAAAATGATATGATAGTGTCTGTCTTCTACACTATCCTCACACCTGTTCTGAACCCTCTCATCTACAGCCTCAGAAATAAAGATGTCACAGCAGCTTTGAAGAAAGTGTTATGGTCAGAGTCAGTTTAA